One region of Turicibacter bilis genomic DNA includes:
- the infC gene encoding translation initiation factor IF-3 has product MLIISKKNVKNESLINEDIRAKEMLVIGPNREQLGLMQRKDALRAASEKNLDLVCVAPQANPIVCRIMDYGKYRYEQQRHAREARKNQTTVTLKEVRLSPNIEQHDFNTKLKNAQKFLTKGDKVKVSVRFKGREIAHTEFGRNVLTRFAEGCAEIADLESNPKLDGRSMFLVLAPKKK; this is encoded by the coding sequence GTGCTCATCATTAGCAAGAAGAATGTAAAAAACGAGAGCTTAATCAATGAAGATATCCGCGCTAAGGAAATGTTAGTGATTGGTCCTAACCGCGAACAACTTGGTTTAATGCAACGTAAAGATGCATTACGTGCTGCTTCTGAGAAAAACTTAGATTTAGTATGTGTTGCACCACAAGCAAATCCTATTGTTTGTCGTATTATGGACTACGGTAAATACCGTTATGAACAACAACGTCACGCTCGTGAGGCTAGAAAAAACCAAACAACTGTGACTTTAAAAGAAGTTCGCTTAAGTCCTAACATCGAACAGCATGACTTTAATACAAAATTAAAAAATGCTCAAAAATTCCTTACAAAAGGTGATAAAGTTAAAGTTAGCGTACGTTTCAAAGGTCGCGAAATCGCACACACTGAATTCGGACGTAATGTTTTAACTCGCTTTGCTGAAGGGTGTGCTGAAATTGCGGATCTTGAATCAAATCCAAAACTTGACGGACGCTCAATGTTTCTCGTTTTAGCACCAAAGAAAAAGTAG
- the thrS gene encoding threonine--tRNA ligase: MINITFPDGNVKQFENGITAEAIAQSISPGLRKRCVAAKLNGHLYDLTRPIEADAKIELITNDRPEAWEIINHSAAHLMAAAIKRLYPDAKFGVGPAIEDGFYYDIDTEAKITESDLAAIEKMMQKISSEALPIIRRELSREEAKEFFANDEYKLELIDAIKEGEVITTYSEGDFTDLCSGVHVGNTKDVKFFKLLNVAGAYWRGDSDNKMLTRIYGAAALTKDQLAEHLRILEERKERDHKKIGRELELFTFSPLVGQGLPIWLPNGMKVRQQIERYIIDLEEEYGYQHVATPVMGSVDLYRTSGHWAHYKEDMFVPMEMDNEELVLRPMSCPHHMMVYKTKLRSYRDLPIRYAEQVIQHRFEASGALTGLERVRAMTLTDSHIFVRPDQIKEEFSRCLELIHRVIKDFGVEINYYRLSLRDPNNKEKYFDDDKMWENAESMLRETLIENNIPFIEAEGEAAFYGPKLDIQIKTALGHDITMSTIQLDFLLPERFDLTYVSETGEKVRPVVMHRGLIGTYERFMAYLIETYKGAFPLWLAPTQVTVIPVNNQYHLEYAKEVVKELRKYKIRLELDDREEKMGYKIRESQTKKIPMSIVLGDKEVANNEVTFRRFGEQKTETLPLKEFVHFLVEEIAERKNHKPE; this comes from the coding sequence ATGATTAACATTACTTTCCCAGATGGAAATGTGAAACAGTTTGAAAATGGAATTACTGCTGAAGCGATTGCTCAATCAATTTCACCAGGATTACGTAAACGTTGTGTGGCAGCTAAATTAAACGGACATTTATATGATTTAACTCGTCCAATCGAGGCAGATGCAAAAATCGAGTTAATTACAAATGATCGCCCTGAAGCTTGGGAAATCATTAATCACTCTGCGGCTCATTTAATGGCAGCAGCGATTAAACGTCTATATCCAGATGCAAAATTCGGAGTAGGACCAGCTATCGAAGATGGATTCTATTACGATATCGATACAGAAGCAAAAATCACTGAATCAGATTTAGCAGCGATTGAAAAAATGATGCAAAAAATTTCTTCAGAAGCTTTACCAATTATCCGTCGTGAATTAAGCCGTGAAGAGGCAAAAGAATTCTTTGCCAATGATGAATATAAATTAGAATTAATTGATGCTATTAAAGAAGGAGAAGTTATTACAACTTACTCTGAAGGAGATTTCACTGACTTATGTAGTGGAGTTCACGTGGGTAATACAAAAGATGTTAAATTCTTTAAATTATTAAATGTAGCGGGAGCTTACTGGCGTGGAGATAGTGATAACAAAATGTTAACTCGTATTTACGGGGCAGCTGCTTTAACAAAAGATCAATTAGCTGAACACTTACGTATTTTAGAAGAACGTAAAGAGCGTGATCATAAAAAAATCGGACGTGAATTAGAATTATTCACATTCAGTCCATTAGTTGGACAAGGACTACCAATCTGGTTACCAAACGGGATGAAAGTTCGTCAACAAATTGAGCGTTATATTATCGATCTAGAAGAAGAGTATGGATATCAACACGTTGCAACTCCAGTTATGGGATCAGTTGATTTATACCGTACATCAGGACACTGGGCACATTACAAAGAAGATATGTTCGTGCCAATGGAAATGGACAATGAAGAATTAGTTTTACGACCAATGTCTTGTCCTCATCACATGATGGTTTATAAAACAAAATTACGTTCATATCGTGATTTACCAATTCGATATGCAGAGCAAGTTATCCAACATCGCTTTGAAGCATCAGGTGCTTTAACAGGTCTTGAGCGTGTTCGTGCGATGACGTTAACTGATTCACATATCTTTGTTCGTCCAGATCAAATTAAAGAAGAATTCTCACGTTGTTTAGAGTTAATTCATCGCGTGATCAAAGATTTCGGTGTAGAAATCAACTACTATCGTTTATCTTTACGTGATCCAAATAACAAAGAGAAATACTTCGATGATGATAAAATGTGGGAAAATGCAGAATCAATGTTACGTGAAACATTAATTGAAAATAATATCCCATTCATTGAAGCAGAAGGGGAAGCAGCCTTCTATGGTCCTAAACTTGATATCCAAATCAAAACAGCATTAGGGCACGATATCACAATGTCAACAATTCAATTAGACTTCTTATTACCAGAACGTTTCGATTTAACTTATGTTTCTGAAACTGGAGAAAAAGTACGTCCAGTTGTAATGCACCGTGGATTAATCGGAACTTATGAACGTTTCATGGCTTACTTAATTGAAACATATAAAGGAGCATTCCCATTATGGTTAGCACCAACTCAAGTAACAGTGATTCCGGTTAACAACCAATATCACTTAGAGTATGCAAAAGAAGTAGTGAAAGAATTACGTAAATATAAAATTCGCTTAGAACTTGATGATCGCGAAGAGAAAATGGGTTACAAAATCCGCGAATCACAAACTAAGAAAATCCCAATGTCTATCGTATTAGGAGACAAAGAGGTTGCAAATAATGAAGTAACATTCCGTCGCTTCGGAGAGCAAAAAACTGAAACATTACCACTTAAAGAATTCGTTCACTTCTTAGTTGAAGAAATCGCTGAGCGTAAAAATCATAAACCTGAATAA
- a CDS encoding phosphotransferase — protein MANYDEIKVFVETHYDLAVESVTPITHKSMKVRASNHDYLLKVASGDDDFIMKQLFAYKALSRNVLPIYRTKDNQHYVPWRDHFFYLTDYVQTIPLPLEQQIHYYIELLGKLHSETSLEVDVSDDELQRIYNKDYKRLQDSYDSLQKNMEVYELQRDRSPFEWYFMMVYPMLYTMLHHAHDELKKFYDLIKREKKLPISLIHGDVNVANLLVTEKSTYLINFEKSMFSISSLDMYYFLENYHQVPGLHSIILDYVKNEKAAALRHYFFFRSLCIDLDELNQTLQDHSLINIALLNECIAPHLMALQVYNQFNKPTTTNQASPQGSST, from the coding sequence ATGGCAAATTACGATGAGATAAAAGTTTTTGTTGAAACCCATTATGATTTAGCCGTTGAGTCTGTGACTCCCATTACTCATAAATCAATGAAGGTTAGGGCCTCAAATCATGATTATCTATTGAAAGTCGCGAGTGGGGATGATGACTTTATCATGAAGCAACTTTTTGCTTATAAAGCATTATCCCGTAATGTTTTACCCATTTATCGAACAAAAGATAACCAACACTATGTTCCATGGCGAGATCATTTCTTTTATTTGACGGATTATGTTCAAACTATTCCGTTGCCGCTTGAACAACAAATCCATTATTATATTGAATTATTAGGTAAATTACACTCAGAGACTAGCTTAGAAGTCGATGTTAGTGATGATGAATTACAGCGTATCTATAATAAAGACTATAAAAGATTACAAGATAGTTATGATAGTCTTCAAAAAAATATGGAAGTTTATGAATTACAGAGAGATCGTTCACCATTTGAGTGGTACTTTATGATGGTATATCCGATGCTTTATACAATGCTTCACCATGCGCATGATGAATTAAAGAAATTTTATGATTTAATTAAACGAGAGAAAAAATTACCTATCAGCTTAATACATGGTGATGTGAATGTGGCAAATTTACTAGTCACAGAGAAATCAACTTATTTAATTAATTTTGAGAAAAGTATGTTTTCCATTTCTTCGTTAGACATGTATTATTTTTTAGAAAACTATCATCAAGTTCCAGGACTACATTCGATTATTTTAGATTATGTGAAAAATGAAAAGGCCGCAGCTTTGCGGCACTATTTCTTTTTTCGCTCTCTTTGCATTGATTTAGACGAACTTAATCAAACATTACAAGATCATTCACTTATTAATATTGCGTTATTAAATGAATGTATTGCGCCTCATTTAATGGCGTTGCAGGTTTATAATCAATTTAACAAACCCACCACAACAAACCAAGCAAGCCCCCAAGGATCATCAACATAA
- the dnaI gene encoding primosomal protein DnaI, whose product MQRIGDLMARPAGAKEAYTEILNEPEIAKALHQYQDDIDPSLISNYISDLDEFLRNKEKCNGCVGLNSCRQPIKGHYPTLKPSYKQLKVAYTPCQYALNQKHLENIKSFHMPADILNANFEQFIMDPERAEFYEKASLFIHEYMTTKKGRGLYLYGPFGTGKTYMLSAIANILSQRGIVCGLVYFPELIAEIKSGFNSENSSAYDKIEQLKQIEVLMLDDIGSESMTSWMRDEVLGRILNYRMHQGLPTFFTSNLDYNQLQHHYSYTQKGEVEEIKGARVLERIKALTTPVAITGTNYRQKR is encoded by the coding sequence GTGCAACGAATTGGAGATTTAATGGCTAGACCAGCAGGGGCGAAGGAAGCTTATACGGAAATTTTAAATGAACCTGAGATTGCAAAAGCATTACATCAATATCAAGATGACATTGATCCATCTTTAATCTCGAATTATATTTCTGATTTAGATGAGTTTTTAAGAAATAAAGAAAAGTGTAACGGATGTGTAGGATTAAATAGTTGTAGGCAACCTATTAAAGGCCATTATCCAACACTGAAACCTTCTTATAAGCAATTAAAGGTGGCGTATACGCCATGTCAGTATGCGTTAAATCAAAAACATTTAGAAAATATTAAGAGTTTCCATATGCCGGCTGATATTTTAAATGCAAATTTCGAACAATTTATTATGGATCCGGAGCGTGCCGAGTTTTATGAAAAGGCATCGTTGTTCATCCATGAATATATGACGACAAAAAAAGGGCGTGGGCTTTATCTATATGGTCCATTTGGAACTGGAAAGACATATATGTTAAGTGCAATTGCTAACATTTTATCTCAACGAGGAATTGTTTGTGGACTTGTTTATTTTCCAGAATTAATTGCTGAAATTAAATCAGGATTTAATAGTGAAAACAGTAGTGCGTATGATAAGATTGAGCAATTAAAACAAATTGAAGTGCTTATGCTTGATGACATCGGAAGTGAGTCCATGACGAGCTGGATGCGTGACGAAGTGTTGGGGCGAATTTTAAACTATCGTATGCACCAAGGATTGCCAACCTTCTTTACTTCAAATCTCGATTATAATCAGCTTCAACATCATTATTCCTATACGCAAAAAGGTGAAGTGGAAGAAATTAAAGGAGCTCGTGTATTAGAACGCATTAAAGCTTTAACAACCCCTGTGGCCATTACAGGAACAAATTATCGCCAAAAACGATAA
- a CDS encoding valine--tRNA ligase yields MTKNLAPKYNHLDVEQGKYAFWYEQDCFKAQPQSNKPKYTIVIPPPNVTGKLHLGHAWDTSLQDIIIRMKRMQGFDALWLPGMDHAGIATQAKVDARLKEQGVSRYDIGREAFLEKAWEWKEEYAGFIRQQWEKMGLSLDYSRERFTLDEGLSKAVRKVFVQLYEKGLIYRGERIINWDPAARTALSDIEVIHKEIEGAFYHFKYMIEGTNEFLEVATTRPETMFGDVAVAVHPEDERYQHLLGKNVLIPGNNKPIPVIADEYVEMDFGTGAVKITPAHDPNDFEVGNRHDLARPICMNLDGTMNELAGKYNGMDRFDARRQLVADLEEAGLVVKIEKHVHSVGHSERTDAVVEPYLSTQWFVKMEELAARSVANQSTDNKVNFVPDRFENTFLRWMENIHDWCISRQLWWGHQIPAWYHKETGEMYVGEEAPADIENWNQDEDVLDTWFSSALWPFTTLGWPDVECEDFKAYFPTDTLVTGYDIIFFWVSRMIFQSLEFTDERPFKNVLIHGLVRDAEGRKMSKSLGNGVDPMDVIEKYGADSLRYFLTTNSAPGQDLRYIEEKVESTWNFINKIWNASRFVIMNLDGMTCEDVKLEEATLNVADQWILGRLNETIEAINYNADKFEFGEVGRHLYNFIWEDFCNWYIEMAKLPLQGEDEEAKRSTRMVLTYVLESIVKLLHPFMPFVTEEIYQMITRGNTACAVAAWPVVKPEYNNEKAINNFTLLMDIIRSVRNIRAEVDAPMSKQIRIFINAKSEEVLENLSTNQAYLKRFCNPSELVIEKDLTVEEETMTVVVTGADIFLPTEGLIDVSAEIERLNNELKKLAAEVKRGESKLANEKFVAKAPAHLVEEERNKLADYKEKYATVEARLTQLQK; encoded by the coding sequence ATGACGAAAAACTTAGCACCTAAGTATAATCATTTAGATGTAGAACAAGGTAAATATGCATTTTGGTATGAGCAAGATTGTTTCAAAGCTCAACCACAATCAAATAAACCGAAGTATACGATCGTTATTCCACCACCAAACGTAACAGGTAAGTTACACTTAGGGCACGCATGGGATACATCATTACAAGATATTATTATTCGTATGAAACGTATGCAAGGATTTGATGCGTTATGGTTACCAGGTATGGACCACGCAGGAATCGCAACTCAAGCAAAAGTTGATGCTCGTTTAAAAGAGCAAGGTGTTTCTCGTTACGATATCGGGCGTGAAGCATTCTTAGAAAAAGCTTGGGAATGGAAAGAAGAATATGCAGGATTCATTCGTCAACAATGGGAAAAGATGGGACTTTCATTAGATTACTCTCGTGAACGTTTCACATTAGATGAAGGATTATCAAAAGCTGTTCGTAAAGTTTTCGTTCAATTATATGAAAAAGGATTAATCTATCGTGGTGAGCGTATTATTAACTGGGATCCAGCTGCACGTACGGCTTTATCAGATATCGAGGTTATCCATAAAGAAATCGAAGGGGCATTCTACCACTTCAAATACATGATTGAAGGAACAAATGAGTTCTTAGAAGTTGCCACAACTCGTCCTGAAACAATGTTCGGAGACGTAGCTGTTGCGGTTCACCCTGAAGATGAGCGTTACCAACACTTATTAGGTAAAAACGTCTTAATCCCAGGAAACAACAAACCAATTCCAGTTATCGCTGATGAGTACGTTGAAATGGACTTTGGAACAGGTGCTGTTAAAATTACACCAGCTCACGATCCAAACGACTTCGAAGTTGGAAACCGTCATGATTTAGCTCGTCCAATCTGTATGAACTTAGATGGAACAATGAATGAATTAGCAGGTAAATACAATGGGATGGATCGTTTCGATGCCCGTCGTCAATTAGTAGCTGACTTAGAGGAAGCGGGATTAGTAGTAAAAATCGAAAAACACGTTCATTCAGTTGGACACTCTGAGCGTACAGATGCAGTCGTTGAACCATACTTATCAACTCAATGGTTCGTTAAAATGGAAGAATTAGCAGCACGTTCAGTTGCTAACCAATCAACAGATAACAAAGTAAACTTTGTACCAGACCGTTTCGAAAATACATTCTTACGTTGGATGGAAAACATTCATGACTGGTGTATTTCACGTCAGTTATGGTGGGGACACCAAATTCCAGCCTGGTATCATAAAGAAACAGGTGAAATGTACGTAGGAGAAGAGGCTCCAGCAGACATTGAAAACTGGAACCAAGATGAAGACGTATTAGATACATGGTTCTCATCTGCATTATGGCCATTCACAACATTAGGTTGGCCAGATGTTGAATGTGAAGACTTCAAAGCTTACTTCCCAACGGATACATTAGTTACTGGATATGACATCATCTTCTTCTGGGTATCTCGTATGATCTTCCAAAGTTTGGAGTTCACAGATGAGCGTCCATTCAAAAATGTTTTAATCCATGGATTAGTTCGTGATGCTGAAGGACGTAAAATGAGTAAATCATTAGGTAACGGGGTTGACCCAATGGACGTTATTGAGAAATACGGGGCAGATAGCTTACGTTACTTCTTAACAACAAACTCAGCACCAGGTCAAGACTTACGTTATATCGAAGAAAAAGTTGAATCAACATGGAACTTCATCAATAAAATTTGGAATGCTTCTCGTTTCGTTATCATGAACTTAGACGGAATGACTTGTGAAGATGTGAAATTAGAAGAAGCAACATTAAATGTTGCAGATCAATGGATCTTAGGACGTTTAAATGAAACAATCGAAGCGATCAACTACAATGCTGATAAATTCGAATTTGGTGAAGTAGGACGTCATTTATATAACTTTATCTGGGAAGACTTCTGTAACTGGTACATCGAAATGGCGAAGTTACCATTACAAGGTGAAGATGAAGAAGCAAAACGCTCAACTCGTATGGTCTTAACTTACGTCTTAGAATCAATCGTGAAATTATTACACCCATTCATGCCATTCGTAACAGAAGAAATCTATCAAATGATTACTCGTGGAAATACGGCGTGTGCGGTAGCTGCTTGGCCGGTTGTTAAACCAGAGTATAACAATGAAAAAGCAATCAATAACTTCACGTTATTAATGGATATCATCCGCTCAGTACGTAACATCCGTGCAGAAGTTGATGCACCAATGAGCAAACAAATCCGTATCTTCATCAATGCTAAATCAGAAGAGGTATTAGAAAACTTAAGTACAAACCAAGCGTACTTAAAACGTTTCTGTAACCCAAGTGAATTAGTGATTGAAAAAGATTTAACAGTAGAAGAAGAAACAATGACAGTCGTTGTTACAGGTGCAGACATTTTCTTACCAACTGAAGGATTAATCGATGTAAGTGCTGAAATTGAACGTTTAAATAATGAGCTAAAAAAATTAGCAGCAGAAGTTAAACGTGGAGAATCAAAACTTGCAAATGAAAAATTCGTCGCGAAAGCACCTGCTCACTTAGTTGAAGAAGAACGTAACAAATTAGCAGACTACAAAGAAAAGTATGCAACAGTTGAAGCACGTTTAACTCAACTTCAAAAATAA
- the rpmI gene encoding 50S ribosomal protein L35, producing the protein MPKMKSHRGAAKRFKRTGSGKLKRSHAYTSHLAHNKTTKQKKHLAKAAIVSNSDYKRIKDMLYSL; encoded by the coding sequence ATGCCAAAAATGAAATCTCATCGTGGAGCTGCTAAACGCTTTAAACGTACAGGATCAGGGAAATTAAAACGTTCTCACGCTTATACAAGCCACTTAGCTCATAACAAAACAACTAAACAAAAGAAACACTTAGCTAAAGCTGCTATCGTATCAAACAGCGACTACAAACGTATCAAAGATATGTTATATAGCTTATAA
- the rplT gene encoding 50S ribosomal protein L20 produces the protein MPRVKGGVVSRKRRKRVLKLAKGYFGSKHTLYKTANEQVMKSLQYAYRDRRQKKRDFRKLWITRINAAARMNGLSYSKLMHGLKLAGIEVNRKMLADLAVSDAAAFATLANTAKEAMNK, from the coding sequence ATGCCACGTGTAAAAGGTGGAGTTGTATCACGCAAACGTCGTAAACGCGTTTTAAAATTAGCAAAAGGTTACTTTGGATCTAAACATACATTATACAAAACAGCAAACGAGCAAGTAATGAAATCATTACAATATGCTTACCGTGACCGTCGTCAGAAAAAACGTGACTTCCGTAAATTATGGATCACTCGTATCAACGCTGCTGCTCGTATGAACGGATTATCATACAGCAAATTAATGCACGGATTAAAATTAGCTGGAATCGAAGTTAACCGTAAAATGTTAGCAGATTTAGCTGTATCTGATGCTGCTGCATTCGCTACTTTAGCAAACACTGCTAAAGAAGCAATGAACAAATAA
- a CDS encoding M42 family metallopeptidase codes for MNQLDQTLTFLKEITDANAVPGQERQAREVMKKYIGDSADEIYQDNIGSLIAKKVGEEDGPKILIAGHMDEVGFMVRQIDDNGYIKFVTLGGWWGQVMLAQQVTITTNSGKTYHGVIGSIPPHILSAEARQKPMDIKDMYIDLGVDSKEEVEALGIRPGDMITPYIEFRTMANEKYLLAKAWDNRIGCAVAVEVLNNLKGEHHPNIVYGVGTVQEEVGCRGAATTSQMINPSIVFALDVGLAGDVPGVTNQIQAKMGKGPIITLIDGGLIGHKGLRDFVVEVAEELNIPYQFDVTPGGATDAAKMHLAHDGAPAMSVGIASRYIHSHTSMIHRDDYENTVKLMTEVVKRLNKETVHKITFE; via the coding sequence ATGAATCAACTAGATCAAACATTAACGTTTTTAAAGGAAATTACAGATGCGAATGCTGTTCCAGGGCAAGAACGTCAAGCGCGTGAAGTGATGAAAAAATATATCGGGGATAGTGCCGATGAAATTTATCAAGATAACATTGGATCATTAATTGCGAAAAAAGTAGGGGAAGAAGATGGTCCTAAAATTTTAATTGCAGGACATATGGATGAAGTTGGATTCATGGTTCGCCAAATTGATGATAATGGATATATTAAATTTGTGACATTAGGTGGATGGTGGGGGCAAGTTATGCTTGCTCAACAAGTGACTATCACAACTAACTCAGGCAAAACTTATCATGGAGTAATCGGATCAATTCCTCCTCATATTTTATCTGCAGAAGCTCGTCAAAAACCGATGGATATTAAAGATATGTACATTGATTTAGGTGTAGATAGTAAAGAAGAAGTTGAAGCGTTAGGGATTCGTCCAGGAGATATGATTACGCCATATATCGAATTCCGCACGATGGCCAATGAAAAATATTTATTAGCAAAAGCATGGGATAACCGTATTGGATGTGCTGTAGCAGTTGAAGTATTAAATAACTTAAAAGGAGAACATCATCCAAACATTGTTTATGGTGTAGGAACGGTTCAAGAAGAAGTCGGATGTCGTGGAGCTGCAACGACTAGTCAAATGATTAATCCATCAATCGTCTTTGCATTAGACGTTGGATTAGCTGGTGATGTGCCTGGTGTAACAAATCAAATTCAAGCTAAAATGGGGAAAGGTCCAATCATCACGTTAATTGATGGTGGATTAATTGGTCATAAAGGATTACGTGACTTTGTCGTTGAAGTCGCAGAAGAATTAAATATTCCTTACCAATTTGATGTGACACCTGGTGGAGCAACGGATGCTGCTAAAATGCATTTAGCACATGATGGAGCACCAGCGATGTCAGTGGGTATTGCTTCTCGTTATATTCACTCTCATACATCAATGATTCATCGTGATGACTATGAAAATACAGTTAAATTAATGACTGAAGTGGTTAAACGTTTAAATAAAGAAACTGTTCATAAAATTACGTTTGAATAG
- a CDS encoding CvpA family protein: MIKILVVDLIIFIVFCIASIVGYQRSYRISLVNLVIHLFSIFLSALVAGALVNKVVSYLPKKLKVSLFVPDSFYYLIEPYEENIIPFIVFFILFVVAFVIIKSVVYVFSVNYEWHQYFFPSAKFNRIGDGLLSVLLSILNAYTYVIVIVIILAFPLFDFVKPYSLSNLLLKVNPYVSHLVEEFYQPYEDVKKSIDLFGNELDDLFANNKVNLNQLEQFIKKHPNQRQEIQAAFKEFLPFMATTSVYLSFFLDNKIDAHEMEAYLTSMKTYIDHNVITLEIFNSYYKELIRNGTYDRLIEDEVISDEALKTLINSGMLNDDNLKKLKNM, translated from the coding sequence GTGATAAAAATTTTAGTTGTTGATTTAATTATATTCATCGTTTTTTGTATCGCATCAATCGTTGGTTATCAACGTTCTTATCGAATTAGTCTTGTCAATTTAGTGATTCACCTCTTTTCAATTTTTTTATCAGCTTTAGTAGCGGGGGCACTTGTCAATAAAGTGGTATCTTATCTTCCTAAGAAGCTTAAAGTATCTTTATTTGTACCAGATAGTTTTTATTATTTAATTGAGCCTTATGAAGAAAATATCATTCCTTTTATTGTTTTTTTTATTTTGTTTGTCGTTGCATTTGTGATTATTAAGAGTGTAGTTTATGTTTTTTCAGTTAATTATGAATGGCATCAATATTTTTTTCCATCCGCAAAATTTAATCGGATTGGTGATGGTTTGTTAAGTGTTTTATTAAGTATTTTAAATGCATATACGTACGTTATCGTGATCGTTATTATTTTAGCCTTTCCACTATTTGATTTCGTTAAACCTTATTCACTGAGCAATTTATTACTTAAGGTGAATCCGTATGTGTCTCATTTAGTGGAGGAATTTTATCAACCGTATGAAGACGTGAAAAAGAGTATTGATTTATTTGGCAATGAATTAGATGATCTCTTTGCTAATAATAAAGTTAATCTGAATCAATTAGAGCAGTTTATTAAGAAACACCCGAATCAACGTCAAGAAATTCAAGCGGCATTTAAAGAGTTTCTTCCTTTTATGGCCACGACGTCAGTATATTTAAGTTTCTTTCTTGATAATAAAATAGATGCACATGAGATGGAGGCTTACTTAACTAGCATGAAGACGTATATCGATCATAATGTCATCACATTGGAAATTTTTAATTCTTATTATAAAGAGTTGATTCGCAATGGAACGTATGATAGACTTATTGAGGATGAAGTCATCAGTGATGAAGCTTTGAAGACTTTAATCAATAGCGGCATGCTAAATGATGATAATCTAAAAAAGTTAAAGAATATGTAA